Proteins encoded in a region of the Candidatus Aegiribacteria sp. genome:
- a CDS encoding Fic family protein, translated as MGKVMSVYKRIGSLRERYYQSARNKDSLLKLINEAEVAEQVYNSNAIENSTLSLEETEKILLHLDLDRYVSELEVFEARNLARVVTYIDTKAKQQELNLEMILLLHRILITNIHNNIAGRFRKNDEWVRVANHIACDTKQIIGKLEDMFIKYNSSVNDSIIKRIAVFHLSFEHIHPFVDGNGRIGRVLNNYLLIREGYVPINIKLIDRTLYYDAFEEFDRNISSSIMEEIVGKAITNSYHKRLAYLDGMDIITLNEYAKQNNLSHSNLINKAKRQTIEAFLEKGLWKIGDPTS; from the coding sequence ATGGGAAAAGTGATGAGTGTATATAAGAGAATAGGTTCATTACGAGAGCGGTATTATCAATCTGCTCGCAATAAGGATTCTTTACTTAAACTTATCAATGAAGCAGAGGTTGCAGAACAGGTCTATAATTCAAACGCCATTGAAAACAGTACCCTGAGTTTGGAGGAAACTGAGAAAATACTCCTTCACCTCGATTTAGACCGATATGTCTCCGAACTCGAAGTATTCGAAGCTCGGAACCTGGCACGAGTAGTTACATATATAGACACAAAAGCAAAGCAGCAGGAATTGAACCTGGAAATGATTCTGCTTCTGCATAGAATATTGATAACTAATATTCACAATAATATAGCAGGTCGGTTCAGGAAAAATGATGAATGGGTAAGAGTTGCAAACCATATCGCTTGTGATACCAAACAGATTATAGGCAAACTTGAAGATATGTTCATCAAATACAATTCTTCGGTGAATGACAGTATTATAAAGAGAATTGCAGTCTTTCATCTCAGTTTTGAACACATCCATCCGTTTGTCGATGGTAATGGGAGAATAGGAAGAGTGCTTAACAATTATTTACTGATCCGCGAAGGCTATGTACCCATAAACATTAAACTCATCGACCGTACTTTGTACTATGATGCCTTTGAAGAGTTTGATAGAAATATCAGTAGTTCGATTATGGAAGAAATTGTTGGGAAAGCAATTACCAACAGTTATCATAAACGATTAGCCTATCTGGATGGAATGGACATCATTACTCTTAATGAATACGCAAAGCAGAATAATCTTTCGCACTC